A genomic window from Methanovulcanius yangii includes:
- the gyrA gene encoding DNA gyrase subunit A, whose translation MTSEMGKKDTNIGKLIQVSIEEEMKTSYLDYAMSVIIGRAIPDVRDGLKPVHRRTLFAMGEMGNTHDKPFKKSARVVGDVMGKYHPHGDAAIYDTVVKMAQNFSYRHTLVEGQGNFGSIDGDSAAAMRYTEVRLDPLSEDLLADINKDTVDFIPNFDETLKEPVVLPAKVPNLLLNGSNGIAVGMATDIPPHNLREVCSAVCATIDNPDITLNELMTHIPGPDYPTGGIILGREGIARGYREGRGGRVRLRGVATIEDDGKKPRIIITEIPYQVNKAAMIEQMATLVREKKIDGISDLRDESDKDGIRVVVELKRGAVPDVVLNQLYKHTYLEKTHKIINLAIVDGQPKFLHLKQFITEFLRHRIEVVTRRTKYDLKKAEDRLHILQGLLIALDNIEAVIQTIRSSQTTDEAMSRLVENFALDAIQADAIMKMQLRRLAALEHQKIVDEKEGLLAEITRLNLIISDESHILAEIKRETIEIGEKFGDDRRTRFMADPGEIGTEDLIENKPVIVSLTSQNYIKRMPLDTYKGQHRGGRGIIGMSTKEDDIVESVFVANTHDYLLCFTNAGRAYWLKVWNIPESSRTGRGKAIVNLLNLDDERVTAIIPVSEFREDRYFVFATKEGMVIRISQDLFSRPRTTGINAIKLRDDDELIDVKATDGGNDLILTSLHGQSLRFSEELIRASGRNVLGVKGIKLRFGDELKNIALVSKDYLLTITSNGYGKRTEFDEFRGHGRSTMGVRNIQTSMDGGVVSSKAVSSDAEVILMSSSGIVMRTAVSEISVQKRGTRGVRIMKLDDGDRIVGFAILEAGMDEPAADDAAEAAAEGADDVSEE comes from the coding sequence TTGACGTCTGAGATGGGTAAGAAAGATACCAACATCGGCAAACTGATTCAGGTCTCTATCGAGGAGGAGATGAAGACCTCCTATCTTGACTATGCGATGAGTGTCATCATCGGCCGTGCGATACCGGATGTCCGTGATGGTCTCAAACCAGTGCACCGCCGTACTCTCTTTGCGATGGGCGAGATGGGCAATACCCATGACAAGCCGTTCAAGAAGAGTGCGAGGGTGGTCGGAGATGTCATGGGTAAGTATCACCCGCATGGTGATGCCGCCATCTACGACACCGTCGTGAAGATGGCGCAGAACTTCTCCTACCGCCACACTCTGGTCGAGGGGCAGGGAAATTTCGGGTCCATCGACGGCGATTCCGCTGCTGCGATGCGTTACACCGAGGTCCGTCTCGACCCGCTCTCCGAGGATCTCCTGGCGGATATCAATAAGGATACCGTTGATTTCATACCAAACTTTGACGAAACGCTCAAAGAACCGGTGGTTCTTCCTGCAAAGGTCCCAAATCTTCTGCTCAACGGTTCGAACGGTATTGCCGTCGGTATGGCGACCGATATCCCCCCGCACAACCTTCGCGAGGTCTGTTCGGCAGTCTGTGCCACCATCGACAATCCGGATATCACCCTCAATGAGCTGATGACGCATATTCCCGGTCCGGATTACCCGACCGGAGGGATCATCCTCGGCCGTGAGGGCATTGCCCGCGGCTACCGGGAAGGGCGTGGCGGCCGGGTCCGGCTCCGCGGCGTTGCCACCATCGAGGATGATGGTAAAAAACCGCGTATCATCATCACCGAAATTCCGTACCAGGTGAACAAGGCGGCGATGATTGAGCAGATGGCAACCCTCGTCCGGGAGAAGAAGATCGACGGAATCTCGGATCTCAGGGATGAGTCGGACAAGGACGGCATCCGGGTCGTCGTCGAACTCAAACGCGGTGCGGTGCCCGATGTCGTCTTAAACCAGCTCTACAAGCATACGTACCTGGAGAAGACCCACAAGATCATCAACCTCGCAATCGTTGACGGGCAGCCGAAATTCCTTCATCTCAAGCAGTTCATTACCGAATTTCTCCGTCACCGTATCGAGGTCGTCACCCGGCGGACGAAGTATGACCTGAAGAAGGCTGAAGATCGCCTGCATATCCTGCAGGGACTCCTCATAGCTCTCGACAACATCGAGGCGGTCATTCAGACCATCCGGTCGTCACAGACGACCGATGAGGCGATGTCCCGGCTGGTGGAGAACTTTGCCCTCGATGCCATCCAGGCGGATGCCATCATGAAGATGCAGCTCAGGCGCCTTGCGGCCCTCGAGCACCAGAAGATCGTCGACGAGAAGGAGGGTCTCCTTGCGGAGATCACCCGCCTGAACCTGATCATCTCCGACGAGAGCCATATCCTCGCAGAGATCAAACGCGAAACCATAGAGATCGGAGAGAAATTCGGCGATGATCGTCGCACCCGGTTCATGGCCGACCCGGGAGAGATCGGGACCGAGGATCTCATTGAGAACAAACCCGTGATCGTTTCGCTGACATCCCAGAACTACATCAAGCGCATGCCCCTTGACACCTACAAGGGCCAGCACCGCGGTGGACGCGGTATCATCGGCATGTCCACAAAGGAGGATGACATCGTTGAATCGGTCTTCGTCGCCAACACCCATGATTACCTCCTCTGTTTCACAAACGCCGGCCGTGCCTACTGGCTGAAGGTCTGGAATATCCCGGAGAGCTCCCGGACCGGACGGGGCAAGGCGATCGTCAACCTGCTCAACCTCGATGACGAACGGGTGACGGCGATCATCCCGGTCTCGGAGTTCCGTGAAGACCGGTACTTCGTCTTTGCCACAAAGGAAGGGATGGTCATCAGGATATCACAGGACCTGTTCTCGCGACCGCGGACGACCGGCATCAACGCCATCAAGCTGCGGGATGATGATGAACTCATTGATGTGAAGGCGACTGATGGCGGAAATGATCTGATTCTCACGTCGCTCCATGGACAGAGTCTCCGGTTCAGCGAAGAGCTGATCCGCGCATCGGGGCGCAATGTCCTCGGGGTGAAGGGAATAAAACTGCGCTTCGGCGATGAGCTGAAAAACATCGCGCTCGTATCAAAGGACTATCTGCTCACCATCACGTCGAACGGTTATGGAAAGCGGACCGAGTTCGACGAATTCCGGGGGCACGGACGGAGCACCATGGGAGTCAGAAACATCCAGACCTCGATGGACGGCGGGGTGGTTTCATCGAAGGCCGTTTCCTCCGATGCAGAAGTGATCCTTATGAGTTCCTCCGGCATCGTGATGCGCACCGCCGTATCCGAGATCTCCGTCCAGAAGAGAGGCACCCGGGGTGTTCGCATCATGAAACTCGACGACGGGGACCGGATCGTCGGGTTTGCCATCCTTGAGGCGGGAATGGACGAACCGGCGGCCGATGATGCGGCGGAAGCAGCGGCTGAAGGCGCAGACGACGTTTCCGAAGAATAA
- the gyrB gene encoding DNA topoisomerase (ATP-hydrolyzing) subunit B yields the protein MTGENNYSGKNIKVLEGLEAVRQRPAMYIGSTDIRGLHHLVYEIVDNSIDEALAGYCSNIVITIKSDGSCRIDDDGRGIPVDAMSGQKGKSALEVVLTVLHAGGKFDKNTYQVSGGLHGVGVSVVNALSTFLHAEVYREGYIYEMDFERGAVVQPMTSRVNATKKEHGTIITFKPDGRIFDSVVFDYDILLHRMRELAFLNSGISITLIDERSGDTDTFCYEGGIAEFVSYLTKEKNPIHPDVIYLNTEDIENKVEVEVGLQYTSAYTETVLTFVNSVNTREGGTHLEGFRSALTRTINTTARKNNIIKDPKFALQGNDVREGLNAVISIKIAEPQFEGQTKMRLGNSNVKGIVDSLVYQSLSEYFEEHPKVIRAIVEKAVSAAKAREAARKARELARRKGTLDSGGLPGKLADCSEKDPSKSEIYIVEGDSAGGSAKQGRSRLFQAILPLKGKILNVEKARLDKVLKNEEIQTLITAIGSGIGEEFDIDRARYHRIIIMTDADVDGAHICTLLLTFFYRNMPELIENGYIYIAQPPLFRVARGRTERYVYTEDEMRKVVDEFGEKGTSVQRYKGLGEMNAEQLWTTTMDPSRRVLKQVMIEDAAYANEIFEKLMGDNVDARREFIRRHATEVTNLDV from the coding sequence ATGACGGGGGAAAACAATTATTCCGGGAAAAATATTAAAGTGCTGGAGGGGCTTGAAGCCGTCCGGCAGCGCCCTGCAATGTACATCGGGAGTACCGATATACGGGGCCTTCACCATCTGGTGTATGAGATAGTGGACAACTCGATCGATGAGGCATTGGCGGGGTATTGTTCAAATATCGTAATTACGATCAAATCAGACGGTTCGTGCCGGATTGATGATGATGGCCGCGGTATTCCCGTGGATGCCATGTCCGGCCAGAAGGGGAAGAGCGCCCTTGAGGTCGTCCTGACCGTCCTCCACGCCGGAGGAAAATTCGATAAAAATACGTACCAGGTATCCGGCGGTCTTCATGGGGTGGGCGTCTCCGTGGTGAATGCCCTTTCGACATTCCTCCATGCCGAGGTGTATCGTGAAGGGTATATTTACGAGATGGACTTTGAACGGGGCGCTGTCGTACAGCCCATGACCTCCCGGGTCAATGCGACGAAGAAGGAGCACGGGACCATCATCACCTTCAAACCGGATGGCAGGATCTTTGACTCCGTGGTCTTCGACTACGATATCCTCCTGCACCGGATGCGGGAACTGGCGTTTCTCAACAGCGGCATCTCAATCACGCTGATCGACGAACGCAGCGGTGATACGGATACGTTCTGTTACGAGGGAGGCATTGCGGAATTCGTCAGTTACCTGACAAAGGAGAAGAATCCGATTCACCCTGATGTCATCTATCTCAATACGGAGGATATCGAGAACAAGGTGGAAGTCGAGGTCGGCCTCCAGTACACGTCAGCATATACGGAAACGGTGCTGACCTTTGTCAACTCCGTCAACACACGGGAGGGAGGTACGCATCTCGAGGGATTCCGGTCCGCCCTTACCCGGACCATCAATACGACGGCACGCAAGAACAATATCATCAAGGACCCGAAGTTTGCCCTCCAGGGCAATGATGTGCGTGAGGGTCTCAATGCCGTCATCAGCATCAAGATTGCCGAACCGCAGTTCGAGGGCCAGACAAAGATGCGGCTCGGCAACAGCAACGTGAAGGGGATCGTCGATTCGCTCGTCTACCAGTCGCTCTCGGAGTACTTCGAGGAACATCCGAAAGTGATCCGGGCAATCGTCGAGAAGGCGGTCAGTGCCGCAAAGGCGCGTGAGGCAGCACGCAAGGCAAGGGAACTCGCCCGGCGAAAAGGAACGCTCGATTCCGGCGGGCTTCCGGGAAAGCTTGCGGACTGTTCGGAAAAGGACCCGTCCAAATCGGAGATCTATATCGTGGAGGGGGATTCTGCAGGAGGCTCTGCAAAACAGGGCAGATCCAGACTATTCCAGGCGATCCTGCCGCTGAAGGGAAAGATCCTCAACGTGGAGAAGGCACGGCTTGACAAGGTGCTGAAGAACGAGGAAATCCAGACGCTGATCACCGCCATAGGGTCGGGTATCGGCGAGGAGTTCGACATCGATCGGGCACGATACCACCGGATCATCATCATGACGGATGCGGATGTCGATGGTGCCCATATCTGTACGCTCCTCCTGACCTTCTTCTACCGGAATATGCCGGAGCTGATAGAAAACGGGTATATCTACATCGCCCAGCCGCCGCTCTTCCGGGTCGCCCGCGGGAGGACCGAGCGCTATGTCTACACGGAAGACGAGATGCGAAAAGTCGTCGATGAGTTCGGCGAGAAAGGCACCAGTGTCCAGCGCTACAAGGGTCTTGGTGAGATGAACGCAGAACAGCTCTGGACAACAACGATGGATCCCTCCCGGAGGGTCCTCAAGCAGGTGATGATAGAGGATGCGGCCTATGCAAACGAGATCTTCGAGAAGCTCATGGGAGACAACGTCGATGCACGCCGTGAATTTATCCGCCGCCATGCCACGGAGGTGACGAACCTTGACGTCTGA
- a CDS encoding NAD(P)/FAD-dependent oxidoreductase has product MYDVVVVGAGPAGSAAARRCAGYGLKTLIVEEHATIGYPIQCAGLLSVAALEECGVSGDAVVREVSGASIISSMGSVLTFDAGVPKAYVVDRGVLDREMAQRAVEAGADIRLKTYACGISDGVLRTKGVRGTEEIRYRMLIAADGPRSPVSRMLGLARPPVHLSGVQAEVPYEMDGRHVEIYPDASPDFFGWAIPVEDGRARIGLCGTCDVPSRFAAFSAQFGPSCMHQVTGTIPLGQMPRTYGHRTLFIGDAAGLAKPTSGGGVYTGVRSGCHAADTAMECCGNDRFDDAALEGYESRWKKDFGRELDIGMRFFRIRPRVSPQHLDEVCRTLNTPGMKDIIVRYGDMDRPGTVLKHLLKNPAMFRVIYSIGRSEIGRIVN; this is encoded by the coding sequence ATGTATGATGTCGTTGTTGTCGGGGCGGGACCGGCCGGGTCCGCCGCCGCACGCCGGTGCGCCGGATACGGGCTGAAAACGCTCATCGTGGAGGAACATGCAACAATCGGATACCCCATCCAGTGCGCAGGCCTCCTGAGTGTGGCGGCACTGGAAGAATGTGGCGTCTCCGGGGATGCGGTCGTCCGGGAGGTGAGCGGCGCCTCTATCATTTCATCCATGGGGTCGGTCCTTACCTTTGATGCGGGTGTCCCGAAGGCGTATGTCGTTGATCGGGGCGTCCTTGATCGCGAGATGGCGCAGCGGGCGGTTGAAGCCGGGGCCGACATCCGGCTGAAGACCTATGCCTGCGGCATCAGTGACGGGGTGCTCCGTACCAAGGGTGTCCGCGGCACCGAAGAGATACGGTACCGTATGCTCATTGCGGCAGACGGCCCCCGAAGCCCCGTCTCCCGGATGCTGGGGCTGGCCCGTCCCCCGGTCCATCTCTCCGGGGTTCAGGCGGAGGTGCCGTATGAAATGGATGGCCGGCACGTGGAGATCTATCCCGACGCATCGCCGGATTTCTTCGGCTGGGCCATTCCCGTGGAGGACGGGCGGGCCCGGATTGGTCTGTGCGGTACCTGCGATGTCCCGTCACGGTTTGCGGCATTCTCGGCACAGTTCGGACCTTCGTGTATGCATCAGGTGACGGGCACCATCCCTCTCGGGCAGATGCCGCGAACCTATGGTCACCGCACCCTCTTCATCGGGGACGCTGCGGGCCTTGCCAAACCGACCTCGGGGGGAGGCGTCTATACCGGGGTTCGTTCCGGCTGTCATGCCGCCGACACCGCGATGGAATGCTGCGGGAACGACAGGTTCGATGATGCGGCGCTTGAGGGATATGAGAGCCGCTGGAAGAAGGATTTTGGCAGGGAACTTGATATCGGAATGCGTTTTTTCCGCATCAGACCAAGGGTTAGTCCCCAGCATCTGGATGAGGTATGCCGGACACTGAATACTCCCGGGATGAAGGATATCATCGTCAGATACGGCGATATGGATCGTCCGGGCACGGTCCTGAAGCATCTTCTGAAAAACCCGGCGATGTTCAGGGTCATCTATTCGATTGGCAGGTCTGAAATCGGGCGAATAGTCAACTAA
- the pth2 gene encoding peptidyl-tRNA hydrolase Pth2, whose amino-acid sequence MSPEPEFKYKQCLIIRNDIKMTCGKKCAQLAHAAVGAYENTDKITRKKWFDEGMKKVTLKVNSLRDLYELKSIAEAAGMSTSLITDAGMTEIPPGTVTALGIGPAPSEALDRITGDLQLL is encoded by the coding sequence ATGAGTCCCGAACCCGAGTTTAAATACAAACAATGCCTCATCATCCGCAACGATATCAAAATGACCTGCGGCAAGAAGTGTGCGCAGCTTGCGCACGCAGCCGTCGGGGCCTATGAAAATACCGATAAAATCACCAGGAAGAAGTGGTTCGACGAGGGAATGAAGAAAGTGACCCTCAAGGTCAACTCGCTCAGGGATCTCTATGAACTCAAATCCATAGCAGAGGCGGCTGGAATGTCCACCTCCCTCATCACGGACGCCGGTATGACGGAAATCCCGCCGGGAACCGTAACCGCCCTTGGCATTGGTCCTGCACCCTCAGAGGCCCTCGACAGAATCACGGGAGATCTCCAGTTATTATGA
- the truD gene encoding tRNA pseudouridine(13) synthase TruD, whose product MKASSYPLEQDLGIEYYGTGTPGIGGRLRTVAEDFIVHEIPSSFPENGKYLICRLTKRRWEHQRAVKEIAKSLGISHRRISWAGTKDRNAVTDQLIAIYDISKDDLASVRLKDMQLEYVGQSSRQLALGDLEGNEFAITIRNTDLAGDELRGCLMQTTEELAGGVPNYFGLQRFGVQRPVTHVVGRHILQDDYQGAVEAYIAMEYDGESPEAAAARRIYAETKNPAETLKALPVPLSFERTLLHHLIEEPGDYRGALRKMPPKLLSMFISAYQSWLFNKALSFRIASGTPLLEPMSGDRIIFTGGKEDVVTGRTEKTAAMHIRRGRAAIGIHMPGAEETKTTGPVDEFMADLLDKDGITSASFGRAAKFVETRFAGASRVISLTPEVRWETPDDTTASLTFGLGPGQYATTVCREYMKAHPEQMV is encoded by the coding sequence ATGAAGGCCTCCTCATACCCCCTTGAACAGGATTTGGGAATAGAATATTACGGCACCGGCACGCCCGGCATCGGAGGCAGACTCCGGACAGTGGCCGAGGACTTCATTGTTCATGAGATCCCGTCTTCGTTTCCTGAGAACGGCAAATACCTGATCTGCCGGCTGACCAAACGGAGATGGGAGCACCAGCGTGCGGTCAAGGAGATTGCAAAATCCCTCGGCATCAGCCACCGCCGGATCTCATGGGCCGGCACGAAGGATCGAAATGCCGTCACCGATCAGCTGATCGCCATATACGATATCAGCAAGGATGACCTTGCATCCGTGCGGCTCAAGGACATGCAGCTCGAGTATGTCGGACAATCCTCCCGCCAGCTGGCACTCGGCGACCTGGAAGGAAACGAATTTGCCATCACCATCCGGAACACCGACCTTGCAGGAGACGAACTCCGCGGATGCCTGATGCAGACGACGGAAGAACTCGCAGGAGGCGTTCCCAACTATTTCGGTCTGCAGCGGTTCGGAGTCCAGCGCCCGGTGACCCATGTGGTCGGCCGGCATATCCTTCAGGACGACTACCAGGGAGCCGTCGAGGCATACATCGCCATGGAGTACGACGGCGAATCGCCCGAAGCCGCAGCGGCACGCCGTATATATGCCGAGACGAAGAACCCTGCCGAAACCCTCAAAGCACTCCCGGTTCCACTCAGTTTCGAACGGACCCTCCTTCATCATCTCATCGAGGAGCCGGGCGACTACCGGGGGGCACTCAGGAAGATGCCGCCGAAACTCCTCTCGATGTTTATCTCGGCGTACCAGTCATGGCTCTTTAACAAGGCCCTCTCGTTCAGGATCGCCTCCGGCACCCCCCTCCTCGAACCGATGAGCGGTGATCGCATCATCTTTACGGGCGGAAAAGAGGATGTGGTCACCGGGCGAACGGAGAAGACAGCGGCCATGCACATCAGACGGGGCCGGGCGGCCATCGGCATTCATATGCCCGGAGCGGAGGAGACCAAAACGACAGGTCCGGTCGACGAATTCATGGCAGATCTCCTTGACAAGGACGGGATCACTTCCGCCTCATTCGGTAGGGCGGCAAAATTCGTCGAAACACGGTTCGCCGGGGCATCCCGTGTCATCTCTCTCACCCCGGAAGTCAGATGGGAGACGCCGGATGACACCACCGCATCCCTCACCTTCGGCCTCGGCCCCGGCCAGTATGCCACAACGGTCTGCCGGGAATACATGAAGGCACACCCGGAACAGATGGTCTGA
- the sppA gene encoding signal peptide peptidase SppA yields MSWLERECRKIERKRERRACRRYFIYGIIVTLCLFAVIVVWYATLEETTTSVIRVEGTIVAGDGVGNGYVGSEYIGRQIRNAADDPLVQAIVLRVNSPGGSPSAAQEIITDIEYAKGKKPVFVSMGDIATSAAYHISSHADRIFANPDTMTGSIGTIWLVYDYSRALDEDGVGVEVVKSGEKKDIASPYRALTDDERDYLQVIVDESSELFIEDVVAQRGIDRSIIDDARPIRGEEALRIGLVDEMGNLFETISAAGSSAS; encoded by the coding sequence ATGAGTTGGCTTGAACGGGAATGCCGGAAAATTGAGCGGAAACGGGAGCGCAGGGCGTGCCGAAGATATTTTATCTACGGCATCATCGTAACCCTGTGTCTTTTTGCGGTCATCGTTGTCTGGTATGCCACCCTCGAAGAGACGACCACCTCGGTCATCCGTGTTGAGGGAACAATCGTTGCAGGCGACGGCGTGGGAAATGGCTACGTGGGCAGTGAATATATCGGGCGGCAGATACGGAATGCGGCCGATGATCCGCTGGTACAGGCTATCGTCCTGCGGGTGAACAGCCCCGGAGGCTCTCCATCGGCAGCCCAGGAGATCATCACGGACATCGAGTATGCGAAAGGGAAAAAACCGGTGTTCGTATCGATGGGGGATATCGCCACGTCTGCTGCCTACCATATCAGTTCACATGCCGATCGGATATTTGCGAACCCTGACACCATGACGGGAAGCATCGGGACCATCTGGCTGGTCTATGACTATTCCCGGGCGCTGGATGAGGACGGCGTCGGTGTGGAAGTGGTAAAATCCGGTGAGAAGAAGGATATCGCCTCGCCATACCGGGCGCTCACCGACGATGAACGTGACTACCTTCAGGTGATCGTGGATGAAAGCTCTGAACTCTTCATCGAGGATGTCGTCGCCCAGCGGGGCATCGATCGTTCCATCATCGATGACGCCCGGCCCATCCGTGGAGAGGAGGCGCTCCGCATCGGCCTCGTCGATGAGATGGGAAATCTCTTCGAGACCATCTCCGCGGCGGGCTCCTCTGCCTCCTGA
- a CDS encoding dihydrofolate reductase family protein, with protein sequence MSGSLSRPHVLVMSEITVDGKLTLKRGASSKILMKYMDPKTEILLHQTRAEYDAIMVGSTTIRIDNSMLTVRLVEGESPLRVIPNSHADLPLDANVMGPDAPTIIAVAETAPPENVERMKEKGVEVVVAGRDHVDYPLLMHILTTEYGVKKLMVEGGPTLNYYMLNNNLVDEVRLIHLPFIVGGADTPSLVGGMHIDSEDEMFRLVLKKHYTCGSNLVTEYDVLNHGSDR encoded by the coding sequence ATGTCTGGTTCGTTATCCAGGCCCCATGTTCTGGTGATGTCGGAGATTACCGTCGACGGGAAACTGACACTCAAGCGGGGGGCATCAAGCAAAATACTCATGAAATATATGGATCCGAAGACGGAGATACTTCTTCACCAGACTCGGGCTGAATATGATGCGATAATGGTCGGAAGCACGACCATACGGATTGACAATTCCATGCTGACGGTCCGGCTCGTGGAAGGAGAGAGCCCCCTCCGGGTGATCCCGAACAGCCATGCCGATCTACCCCTTGACGCCAATGTGATGGGACCGGACGCCCCGACGATCATCGCGGTTGCCGAAACGGCACCCCCGGAGAATGTCGAACGGATGAAGGAGAAGGGGGTGGAGGTGGTCGTTGCCGGCAGGGATCATGTCGACTACCCGCTCCTGATGCATATTCTCACGACGGAGTACGGGGTGAAAAAGCTGATGGTCGAGGGAGGTCCGACGCTGAATTACTATATGCTCAATAATAATCTGGTGGACGAGGTCCGGCTCATTCATCTGCCGTTCATCGTCGGCGGGGCCGATACACCGTCGCTTGTCGGAGGAATGCATATCGATTCCGAGGATGAGATGTTCCGTCTGGTCCTGAAAAAGCATTATACCTGTGGAAGTAATCTGGTAACCGAGTACGATGTACTGAACCATGGGTCGGACCGATGA